In Saccharicrinis carchari, the sequence AACTGCTGGCGTTATTTATTTTTTCAAATTTCAAGTATCTATTTATAAATTCGTCAATCCAACTGTCAGAGCAAAAGTGTTTTATAGTGTCAATTAGTTTTTCTAAAGTCAGCGGTTTAAAATAGTTCTCTTTGCCGTTTTTAAAAGTCTGCGAATATTGTTCTATTCCAGATTTACAACTATCATTTTCTGACGGGTAGAGATAAATAAAATCACCAGTTTTGAAGTCTTTGTTTTTTATAAACATACTCAGAACCAAAAGGTGGTCTCTCCAAATTTGTTGGATTGGTTTTTCTTTTAATTTGTCGAGCATTGACATATTGAATATTTCTGATTGAATAGAAATTTCTTCGTAAGTCTCTTTGTGCGTTGCTGGTTCATCGAATAGATTTTCTGCATATTTTACTTCTATTCCAAAAAAGCAGTCTTCTCCAAATTCATTTTCATAAACCACAAAAACATCAAATGCGGAACTGTCTCCAGTATATTTTAAACTTCTCCTGCCTGGTGAATATTCAAATTCAATTGCTGTTACATTTTTA encodes:
- a CDS encoding PGN_0703 family putative restriction endonuclease, which translates into the protein MKPSKELRKKYETDYNDKTDFASKARLLQSIWRTEKGYKFDKYGNFLELNFAKETGANFLTNGIFEIVKQEVQNKHIDGKVIKEPRIWNNLLSSQPLAFNVFGELKLDLKLASLTFKALYPDRKIKNVTAIEFEYSPGRRSLKYTGDSSAFDVFVVYENEFGEDCFFGIEVKYAENLFDEPATHKETYEEISIQSEIFNMSMLDKLKEKPIQQIWRDHLLVLSMFIKNKDFKTGDFIYLYPSENDSCKSGIEQYSQTFKNGKENYFKPLTLEKLIDTIKHFCSDSWIDEFINRYLKFEKINNASS